In one window of Vibrio sp. DW001 DNA:
- a CDS encoding prepilin-type N-terminal cleavage/methylation domain-containing protein: MILNKQVRGFGLMEVLIVMLLISFSILGLAQLQINTLRSARLAQRQQEALYLAESTLEQLRLKGGSLESRVQFSKMTLLPKTVEVLKTRESQRFTVTSTITDLETISGLKQLEVEVNWRGVSGEIRRLILKSARYNTDASK; this comes from the coding sequence GTGATTTTAAATAAGCAGGTTCGTGGATTTGGGCTGATGGAAGTGCTTATCGTCATGCTCCTTATTTCGTTTTCTATCTTAGGGTTAGCCCAGCTTCAAATAAACACACTGAGAAGTGCTCGGCTGGCCCAACGACAACAAGAGGCATTGTACCTCGCTGAATCTACATTAGAGCAATTGCGTTTAAAGGGTGGCAGCTTAGAAAGCCGTGTTCAATTCTCTAAAATGACTCTGCTTCCAAAAACGGTCGAGGTATTAAAAACGAGGGAAAGCCAACGATTTACGGTGACGTCAACAATCACGGACCTAGAGACCATTTCAGGCCTCAAACAGCTTGAAGTTGAGGTTAACTGGCGCGGTGTCTCGGGTGAAATTCGTCGCTTAATCTTGAAAAGTGCGCGATACAATACCGATGCCTCTAAATAA
- the gpt gene encoding xanthine phosphoribosyltransferase — protein MSNKFIITWDNMHMYCRQLAEKQMPAEQWKGILGVSRGGLVPAAILARELGIRYVDTICISSYDHDHQRDMTVVKAPEGDGEGYLIVDDLVDSGDTARKIREMYPKAKFVTVSAKPAGAHLVDEYIVDIAQDTWIEQPWDMEIAYVDPINRK, from the coding sequence ATGAGTAACAAGTTCATCATTACTTGGGACAATATGCATATGTATTGTCGTCAACTCGCTGAGAAGCAGATGCCTGCTGAACAGTGGAAAGGCATTCTCGGTGTAAGCCGCGGTGGTTTGGTTCCTGCGGCGATTTTAGCCCGAGAACTAGGTATTCGTTATGTTGATACTATCTGCATCTCTAGCTATGATCATGATCACCAACGTGATATGACAGTAGTTAAAGCGCCAGAAGGTGACGGTGAAGGTTACCTGATCGTGGATGATCTTGTGGATAGCGGAGACACCGCTCGTAAGATTCGTGAGATGTATCCTAAAGCAAAATTCGTTACCGTAAGCGCTAAACCAGCAGGCGCGCACTTAGTTGACGAGTATATTGTCGATATTGCTCAAGATACCTGGATTGAACAACCGTGGGATATGGAAATCGCCTACGTTGACCCAATCAACAGAAAATAG
- the mltF gene encoding membrane-bound lytic murein transglycosylase MltF — translation MRNFFNHYWYKTSLILILGLFLSGCQIESDPKSELDKVRERGVLRVGTLNNQLAYYIGPDGPTGLDYELAKRFADELGVRLEMKPAYRLSGLFPALKNSEIDIIAAGISQTPARIQSFRAAPAYYYVSQQLVYKAGSWKPRSIKNLVARQQKNPEEILAIVSDSHFVPTLENLKIEYPTLEYSTSKDSDVKDLLRQVSTGELAYTIADSVELSLTQRLYPDIALALELTEDQPISWYMRKADDESLYALLIEFFGEMKQSGDLATLEEKYFGHVETFDYVDTRAFVRALDSKLPKWESLFKEHAGKFDWRLIAALSYQESHWNPRATSPTGVRGMMMLTLPTAKLVGVKNRLDPEQAIIGGVKYLQRIVERVPDSIPEHEKIWFALASYNVGYGHMMDARRLTRSQKGNPDSWADVKERLPLLKKRKYYSKTRYGYARGDEARNYVENIRRYYQSIIGHVEEQQALSADIDIEGIQVIDVPLPPEENGELVGPPEKGQSILLPATTEKESTSEQKASTQKEPMQEKSVQQ, via the coding sequence ATGCGTAATTTTTTTAACCATTACTGGTACAAAACATCTCTAATACTTATTTTGGGGCTTTTCTTATCCGGTTGTCAGATTGAATCTGATCCAAAAAGTGAATTAGATAAAGTCCGTGAAAGAGGCGTATTAAGAGTTGGGACATTGAATAACCAGCTCGCCTATTATATTGGTCCCGACGGTCCTACTGGCTTAGATTACGAGCTTGCAAAACGCTTTGCAGACGAACTCGGAGTGAGACTGGAAATGAAACCCGCTTATCGTTTATCCGGGTTGTTTCCTGCATTAAAAAACAGTGAAATCGATATTATTGCGGCGGGTATTAGCCAAACACCTGCTCGCATACAGTCATTTCGTGCTGCACCTGCGTACTATTATGTTAGCCAACAGCTTGTCTACAAAGCCGGAAGTTGGAAACCAAGAAGTATTAAAAACTTAGTCGCAAGGCAACAAAAGAACCCAGAAGAAATCTTAGCCATCGTTTCAGACTCTCACTTCGTGCCAACATTAGAAAATCTTAAGATTGAATATCCTACGTTGGAATACTCCACCAGTAAGGACTCCGATGTAAAAGACCTACTTCGACAGGTTTCTACCGGGGAACTTGCTTATACGATTGCCGACTCAGTAGAGCTCTCTTTAACCCAACGTTTATACCCAGATATTGCACTCGCACTCGAACTGACCGAAGACCAACCTATTTCTTGGTATATGAGAAAAGCGGATGATGAAAGCCTTTATGCCCTATTGATAGAGTTTTTTGGAGAGATGAAGCAATCGGGTGATCTCGCGACACTCGAAGAAAAGTACTTTGGCCACGTAGAAACCTTTGATTACGTCGATACCCGCGCCTTTGTTCGAGCTTTGGATAGCAAGTTGCCAAAATGGGAATCTCTCTTTAAAGAACACGCAGGTAAGTTTGATTGGCGCTTAATAGCCGCCCTCTCTTATCAAGAGTCACACTGGAACCCTAGAGCAACGTCACCGACAGGGGTTCGTGGCATGATGATGCTCACGCTGCCTACAGCGAAGCTCGTGGGTGTGAAGAATCGCTTAGACCCAGAGCAAGCGATCATAGGTGGGGTCAAATATTTGCAGCGTATTGTTGAACGAGTACCTGATTCCATACCAGAACACGAGAAAATTTGGTTCGCCCTCGCCTCTTATAACGTTGGTTACGGACATATGATGGATGCTCGTCGCCTGACACGTTCACAAAAAGGCAATCCCGACTCTTGGGCGGATGTAAAAGAGCGATTACCACTGCTTAAAAAACGTAAATATTATAGTAAAACTCGATACGGCTATGCCCGAGGGGATGAAGCCAGAAACTATGTCGAGAATATTCGACGCTATTATCAATCGATTATTGGCCACGTTGAAGAACAGCAGGCCTTAAGCGCCGATATAGATATTGAAGGCATTCAGGTTATTGACGTTCCGTTGCCTCCAGAAGAGAACGGGGAACTGGTGGGCCCACCAGAGAAAGGGCAATCAATCCTTCTTCCAGCGACAACAGAAAAAGAGTCAACATCAGAACAGAAAGCGTCGACACAGAAAGAACCAATGCAAGAAAAGTCGGTACAGCAATAA
- the frsA gene encoding esterase FrsA codes for MSDSNVNLSETLFKKHKQAKETSDLINYMPSSVEFLKEKKEKDHYAWYRNVRRYQWIWQGIDPIEQEEVLSKIASSEHSRTEDKWLDTVIGFRSGNWAYEWTQLGMRHQKHAATLSREKASGEEASDEFFYASLCYSIAGYPHLKGDNLAIQAQVLANSAHDEAMKMSKYVTRQFEVSFQGKKIQANLHLPNTDKPQPVVMVSAGLDSLKTDLWRIFKDYLAPMGIGMLTIDMPSIGTSSHWQLTEDSCKLHRAVLNELPNLPWVDHHKVGLLGYRFGGNAMLRLAFIEQDKIKACVVMGAPLHDTFSSPEKVKNMPKMYLDVLASRLGKTAVDVHSLAGQMMAWSLKVQGFLTSKRTKVPVLALSLEGDPVSPHSDNRLAAIFSHYGKAKQIPSDSISVGYEQSLDLAIKWLEDELI; via the coding sequence ATGTCTGATTCCAATGTAAATCTTTCTGAAACGCTTTTCAAAAAGCACAAGCAAGCTAAAGAAACATCTGACTTGATAAACTATATGCCCAGTAGCGTGGAGTTTCTCAAGGAAAAAAAGGAGAAAGACCATTACGCTTGGTATCGTAATGTTCGTCGCTATCAGTGGATATGGCAAGGGATAGACCCAATAGAACAAGAAGAAGTATTGTCGAAGATCGCTTCTTCCGAACATTCAAGAACGGAAGATAAGTGGCTGGATACCGTCATTGGGTTTCGTTCCGGTAACTGGGCTTATGAATGGACACAGCTTGGAATGCGTCATCAAAAGCATGCTGCTACCTTGTCGAGAGAGAAAGCGTCGGGAGAGGAAGCATCCGATGAGTTTTTCTACGCTAGCCTCTGCTACAGTATTGCGGGTTACCCTCACCTGAAGGGGGACAACCTAGCGATTCAAGCTCAAGTGTTAGCAAACTCCGCGCACGATGAAGCGATGAAGATGAGCAAATACGTGACTCGTCAATTCGAAGTTTCTTTCCAAGGAAAGAAAATACAGGCCAACTTGCATCTCCCTAATACAGATAAGCCTCAACCTGTGGTGATGGTTAGTGCGGGTTTGGACAGTTTAAAGACCGACCTGTGGCGCATTTTTAAAGACTATTTGGCTCCAATGGGAATTGGCATGCTAACGATTGATATGCCGTCTATTGGTACGAGTAGTCATTGGCAATTAACCGAAGATTCCTGCAAGTTGCATCGTGCAGTTCTGAATGAACTACCTAACCTGCCTTGGGTCGATCACCACAAAGTTGGCTTGTTGGGTTATCGCTTTGGTGGCAATGCAATGCTAAGGCTTGCATTTATCGAGCAAGATAAGATCAAAGCCTGTGTGGTCATGGGGGCGCCGCTTCACGATACGTTCTCGTCACCTGAAAAGGTGAAAAATATGCCCAAGATGTATCTGGATGTACTGGCATCCCGATTGGGAAAAACGGCGGTAGATGTGCACAGCTTAGCTGGACAAATGATGGCTTGGTCATTGAAAGTTCAAGGTTTTTTGACCAGTAAACGTACAAAAGTACCAGTATTAGCTTTGTCACTAGAGGGCGACCCTGTTTCTCCTCACTCAGACAATCGACTTGCTGCAATTTTCAGTCATTATGGGAAAGCGAAGCAAATACCATCGGATTCTATTTCTGTTGGGTATGAGCAATCACTCGATTTAGCGATTAAGTGGCTGGAGGATGAGTTAATTTGA
- the purL gene encoding phosphoribosylformylglycinamidine synthase: MRILRGSPALSEFRVNKLLELCREQDLPITDIYAEFMHFADLTADLNSEEVEKVEKLLTYGPTIQEHEPAGNLLLVTPRPGTISPWSSKATDIARNCGLSKVKRLERGTAYYVESSSTLSPSQLVQIHALIHDRMMEVVFTDTDSAAQLFKVAVPAPVADVDILSGGQQALEEANIALGLALADDEIDYLVESFTKLGRNPNDIELMMFAQANSEHCRHKIFNADWTIDGVDQEKSLFKMIKNTYETNSEYVLSAYKDNAAVMTGSHVGRFFPNPDNRQYDYHQELAHILIKVETHNHPTAISPWPGAATGSGGEIRDEGATGIGGKPKAGLVGFAVSNLRIPGFEQPWETDFGKPGRIVNALDIMLEGPLGGAAFNNEFGRPNLLGYFRTYEEKVNSHNGEEVRGYHKPIMIAGGLGNIRDEHVQKREIPVGASLIVLGGPAMNIGLGGGAASSMASGQSAEDLDFASVQRENPEMERRCQEVIDRCWQMGEENPIAFIHDVGAGGISNALPELIDDGERGGKFQLRNVPNDEPGMSPLEIWCNESQERYVMAVAPENMACFDAICQRERAPYAVVGEATEERHLTLEDSHFDNTPIDMPLDILLGKAPKMHRDATTLKVNNPAMDTAGIEVNEALDRVLRLPTVAEKTFLITIGDRSVTGLVARDQMVGPWQVPVANCAVTAASYDTYHGEAMSMGERTPVALLDFGASARLAVGESLTNIAATDIGDIKHIKLSANWMSPSGHPGEDAGLYEAVKAVGEELCPALGLTIPVGKDSMSMKTKWEENGEQKEVTSPLSLVITAFARVEDIRKTVTPQLRTDKGETSLLYIDLGNGKNRMGATAFAQVYKALGDKPADVDSAEQLKGFYDAIQTLVREGKVMAYHDKGDGGLIVTLAEMAFAGHCGLSADIASLGSDTLSTLFNEELGAVIQVQSESVESVLVTLASFGLAELSHVIGEVEQSDSIIINHNDTVVFKRSRTELRTIWAETTHKMQGLRDNPKCADQEFAAKSDDSDIGLNVDLSFDVHQDIAAPYILKGAKPKMAILREQGVNSHVEMAAAFDRAGFEATDIHMSDILTGQVVLDEYHGLAACGGFSYGDVLGAGEGWAKSILFNSQARDQFEGFFKREDTFSLGVCNGCQMLSNLHELIPGAELWPRFVRNESERFEARFSLVEVQKSDSVFFSGMEGSRMPIAVSHGEGQVEVRDIAHLNAIENSGTVAVRYVDNLGNATQQYPNNPNGSPNAITGLTTTDGRVTIMMPHPERVFRTVANSWAPDSWGEDSPWMRMFRNARVNVG, encoded by the coding sequence ATGAGAATTTTGCGTGGCTCCCCAGCTCTATCTGAGTTTCGAGTTAACAAGTTACTAGAACTTTGCCGTGAACAAGATCTGCCAATTACAGATATTTACGCTGAGTTTATGCACTTTGCCGACTTAACCGCTGACTTAAATAGCGAAGAGGTTGAAAAAGTAGAAAAATTACTTACTTACGGTCCAACTATTCAAGAACACGAACCAGCAGGAAACCTACTGTTGGTGACACCACGTCCGGGCACAATCTCACCTTGGTCTTCAAAGGCAACCGATATCGCGCGCAATTGTGGCCTAAGCAAGGTTAAGCGATTGGAGCGTGGTACCGCTTATTATGTAGAGTCATCGTCAACGCTTTCGCCGTCACAACTTGTTCAAATTCATGCACTGATTCACGATCGAATGATGGAAGTGGTGTTTACCGATACAGACAGTGCCGCGCAGTTATTTAAGGTTGCGGTTCCTGCTCCGGTTGCCGATGTCGATATCTTGTCTGGTGGTCAACAAGCATTAGAAGAAGCGAATATCGCACTAGGCCTAGCATTGGCCGATGACGAGATTGACTACCTAGTTGAGAGCTTTACAAAACTAGGCCGTAATCCAAATGATATTGAATTGATGATGTTTGCTCAGGCAAACTCTGAGCACTGTCGGCACAAGATTTTCAACGCAGATTGGACTATTGATGGGGTAGATCAAGAAAAATCATTGTTCAAAATGATTAAGAACACCTATGAAACCAACAGCGAATATGTTCTTTCTGCTTATAAGGATAACGCCGCTGTCATGACCGGTTCTCATGTTGGTCGTTTCTTCCCTAATCCTGATAACCGTCAATATGATTATCATCAAGAACTTGCGCATATTCTGATAAAGGTGGAGACACATAACCACCCAACGGCGATTTCTCCTTGGCCAGGTGCCGCGACAGGCTCTGGTGGTGAAATTCGAGATGAAGGGGCGACGGGCATTGGTGGAAAACCCAAAGCAGGTTTGGTGGGTTTTGCCGTCTCTAACCTGCGTATTCCTGGTTTTGAACAGCCTTGGGAAACCGACTTTGGTAAGCCAGGTCGTATCGTTAACGCCTTAGATATTATGCTAGAAGGTCCTTTAGGTGGCGCGGCTTTTAATAACGAATTTGGCCGACCAAACCTGCTTGGTTACTTCCGTACCTATGAAGAAAAAGTGAACTCTCACAACGGTGAAGAAGTTCGTGGGTACCACAAGCCAATCATGATCGCTGGTGGCTTAGGTAACATTCGTGATGAACATGTACAGAAAAGAGAGATCCCTGTTGGTGCAAGCTTAATTGTGCTCGGTGGTCCAGCGATGAACATTGGTCTAGGGGGCGGTGCTGCATCTTCTATGGCTTCTGGTCAGTCTGCTGAAGACTTGGATTTCGCTTCTGTTCAGCGTGAAAATCCAGAGATGGAACGTCGCTGTCAGGAAGTGATTGATCGCTGTTGGCAGATGGGTGAAGAGAACCCAATCGCCTTTATTCATGATGTTGGTGCGGGTGGTATTTCTAACGCATTACCTGAGTTAATAGACGACGGTGAGCGTGGTGGTAAATTCCAACTACGTAACGTTCCGAATGATGAGCCGGGTATGAGCCCATTAGAGATTTGGTGTAATGAATCTCAAGAGCGCTATGTTATGGCTGTTGCACCAGAAAACATGGCGTGCTTCGATGCCATTTGTCAGCGCGAGCGTGCACCATATGCCGTGGTTGGTGAAGCGACGGAAGAACGCCATCTAACGTTAGAAGATTCACACTTCGACAACACTCCCATCGACATGCCATTGGATATTCTTCTTGGCAAAGCGCCTAAGATGCATCGCGATGCGACAACATTGAAAGTAAATAATCCTGCTATGGATACGGCGGGTATCGAAGTAAACGAAGCATTAGACCGTGTGTTGAGATTACCAACCGTGGCAGAAAAAACCTTTCTAATTACTATCGGTGACCGATCAGTGACAGGGCTCGTTGCTCGTGACCAAATGGTTGGCCCTTGGCAGGTTCCGGTTGCAAACTGTGCGGTAACTGCAGCCAGTTATGATACCTACCACGGTGAAGCCATGTCGATGGGTGAGCGTACCCCAGTGGCCTTGTTAGACTTTGGCGCTTCTGCCCGCTTAGCCGTTGGTGAATCACTGACCAACATTGCTGCAACGGATATCGGTGACATTAAGCATATTAAACTGTCTGCAAACTGGATGTCGCCATCTGGCCATCCCGGTGAAGATGCCGGTTTATACGAAGCGGTGAAAGCCGTGGGTGAAGAGCTATGCCCTGCACTTGGGTTAACCATTCCTGTTGGTAAAGACTCGATGTCGATGAAAACAAAATGGGAAGAGAACGGCGAACAGAAAGAGGTGACGTCACCACTAAGTCTGGTGATTACCGCCTTCGCTCGTGTTGAAGATATACGTAAAACCGTGACGCCACAGCTGCGCACGGATAAAGGTGAAACCAGCCTACTCTATATCGATTTGGGTAACGGCAAAAACCGTATGGGTGCGACCGCATTTGCTCAGGTATACAAGGCGTTGGGTGATAAACCTGCAGATGTTGATAGCGCAGAACAGTTGAAAGGCTTCTACGATGCTATTCAGACACTTGTTCGTGAAGGCAAGGTGATGGCTTATCACGATAAAGGTGATGGCGGTCTTATTGTGACACTGGCTGAAATGGCCTTTGCAGGACATTGTGGTTTGAGTGCTGATATTGCGTCGTTGGGCAGCGATACGTTATCGACGCTATTTAATGAAGAACTTGGGGCTGTCATTCAGGTTCAGAGTGAATCCGTTGAATCGGTTCTGGTTACTTTAGCTTCCTTTGGTTTAGCTGAGCTTAGCCATGTCATTGGCGAAGTCGAGCAATCAGATAGTATCATTATTAACCATAACGATACCGTTGTATTTAAGCGTTCTCGTACAGAGCTCCGTACCATTTGGGCTGAAACGACGCACAAAATGCAAGGGCTACGTGACAATCCTAAATGCGCCGACCAAGAGTTCGCCGCAAAATCTGACGATAGCGACATAGGGCTTAATGTCGACCTTAGCTTCGATGTACATCAAGATATTGCCGCACCTTATATTCTAAAAGGTGCGAAACCTAAGATGGCCATTTTGCGTGAGCAAGGCGTTAACTCCCATGTGGAAATGGCCGCTGCGTTTGATCGTGCTGGCTTTGAAGCAACCGATATACATATGAGTGACATATTAACCGGTCAAGTGGTACTCGATGAGTATCATGGTTTAGCCGCGTGTGGTGGCTTCTCTTATGGTGATGTACTCGGTGCTGGTGAAGGTTGGGCGAAATCTATCCTGTTTAACAGCCAAGCGAGAGATCAGTTTGAAGGGTTCTTTAAGCGTGAAGACACGTTCTCTCTAGGGGTTTGTAACGGCTGCCAGATGCTCTCTAATTTACATGAACTCATTCCAGGTGCAGAGTTGTGGCCACGATTTGTTCGCAATGAATCCGAGCGTTTTGAAGCTCGCTTTAGTTTGGTTGAAGTTCAGAAATCGGATTCGGTTTTCTTTAGCGGTATGGAAGGGTCTCGTATGCCTATCGCGGTTTCTCATGGCGAAGGTCAAGTAGAGGTACGTGATATTGCACACCTAAACGCGATCGAAAATTCAGGCACGGTAGCGGTTCGTTATGTTGATAACTTGGGCAATGCAACTCAGCAATACCCAAATAACCCGAACGGCTCACCTAACGCGATTACTGGTTTAACGACGACGGATGGTCGAGTTACCATTATGATGCCGCACCCTGAGCGTGTATTCCGTACGGTTGCTAACTCTTGGGCCCCCGATTCATGGGGCGAAGATAGCCCATGGATGAGAATGTTCCGCAATGCTCGTGTGAACGTTGGTTAA
- a CDS encoding aminoacyl-histidine dipeptidase — translation MSKHHSEISSLSPKLIWQFFDKICSIPHPSKHEEELAQYIINWAQEQKLEVKRDPTGNVFIKKPATEGMENRKGVVLQAHIDMVPQKNDDTKHNFETDAIKPYIDGEWVTAKGTTLGADNGMGMASCVAVLASDDIKHGPLEVLLTIDEEAGMTGAFGLQNGWLEGDILLNTDSEQEGEVYMGCAGGVDGALTFDIKREEIPTGYVTRELSIKGLKGGHSGCDIDTGRGNANKLLARFLASHAQELELQLVEFRGGSLRNAIPREAFITVALPMVNEGQLNELFTQFIGMLRAELGKVETGILSYYEVAETNSLMISVESQTRFIQALNACPNGVIRMSDDIEGVVETSLNVGVINTKKNKITVLCLVRSLIDSGRSHVEGMLTSVAKLADAKIEFNGSYPGWKPDASSEIMSVFRDTYEGIYGRKPNIMVIHAGLECGLFKEPYPNMDMLSFGPTIKFPHSPDEKVKIDTVALYWEQMVAILENIPKK, via the coding sequence GTGTCTAAACATCACTCGGAAATCAGTTCTCTGTCACCGAAACTCATTTGGCAGTTTTTTGATAAAATTTGCTCTATACCTCACCCTTCTAAGCACGAAGAAGAACTCGCCCAGTACATTATTAATTGGGCACAGGAGCAAAAGCTCGAAGTTAAAAGAGATCCTACTGGTAACGTATTTATAAAAAAACCAGCAACGGAAGGCATGGAAAACCGTAAAGGTGTAGTGCTTCAGGCTCATATTGATATGGTGCCGCAAAAAAATGACGACACAAAACATAACTTCGAGACCGACGCTATTAAACCCTACATTGACGGTGAATGGGTAACAGCAAAAGGAACAACTCTTGGTGCAGACAACGGCATGGGCATGGCCTCTTGTGTGGCTGTACTGGCTTCAGATGACATAAAACATGGCCCTTTAGAGGTGCTTCTTACTATCGATGAAGAAGCAGGGATGACTGGCGCATTTGGCTTACAAAATGGTTGGCTAGAAGGCGACATTTTACTCAACACGGATTCCGAGCAAGAAGGTGAAGTGTACATGGGGTGCGCCGGCGGTGTAGATGGTGCGCTTACCTTTGATATTAAAAGAGAAGAGATACCAACAGGCTACGTTACCCGAGAACTGTCAATTAAAGGGCTTAAAGGTGGTCATTCCGGTTGTGATATCGACACGGGCCGCGGTAACGCCAACAAGCTACTCGCGAGATTCCTTGCGAGCCATGCCCAAGAACTCGAACTTCAATTGGTCGAATTCAGAGGCGGTAGCCTTCGCAATGCCATTCCTCGTGAAGCCTTTATTACCGTGGCACTGCCTATGGTTAATGAAGGGCAGTTAAATGAACTATTTACTCAGTTCATCGGCATGCTAAGAGCGGAATTAGGCAAAGTGGAAACGGGGATTCTTTCTTACTACGAAGTCGCTGAGACCAACTCTCTGATGATCAGCGTAGAATCTCAAACACGATTTATTCAGGCACTTAATGCCTGTCCAAACGGTGTTATCCGAATGAGTGATGACATTGAAGGCGTAGTCGAAACCTCTTTAAACGTTGGTGTTATTAACACCAAGAAGAATAAGATCACCGTGCTTTGTCTGGTTCGCTCATTAATCGATTCCGGTCGTAGCCACGTTGAAGGCATGCTGACATCGGTCGCGAAACTTGCCGATGCTAAGATCGAGTTTAACGGTAGTTATCCCGGTTGGAAGCCCGATGCTAGCTCAGAAATTATGAGTGTGTTTAGAGATACTTACGAAGGTATTTACGGTAGAAAACCAAACATCATGGTTATCCACGCAGGTTTAGAATGTGGCTTATTTAAGGAACCATATCCAAATATGGATATGTTGTCTTTTGGCCCAACCATTAAATTCCCTCACTCTCCAGACGAGAAAGTAAAAATTGATACCGTTGCTCTCTATTGGGAGCAAATGGTGGCAATTTTGGAAAATATACCGAAGAAATAA
- a CDS encoding NCS2 family permease, with product MLEKLFKLSENKTDVRTEVIAGVTTFLTMAYIIFVNPAILSETGMDRGAVFVATCLAAAIGCFIMGIVANYPIAQAPGMGLNAFFTYSVVFGMGYTWQVALAAVFVSGLLFILLSIFKIREWIINSIPMSLRTGISAGIGLFLAFIALQGSGIVGDNPATLVSIGSVTSLQAILAAIGFFITIALVHRGFKAAVMIAILIVTVLGIIFGDVQYHGVFSMPPSIAPTFMQLDFSSIFEVGMISVVFAFLFVDLFDTAGTLVGVATKADLIKEDGKIPRLNRALLADSTATSVGALLGTSNTTSYIESVSGVAAGGRTGLTAVVVGILFLLALFFSPLAGMIPAYATSGALFYVAILMMSGLVSIDWRDLTEAAPVVVVCLLMPLTYSIADGIALGFISYAAIKGLSGKGREVPLSVWVLAVVFVLKFAFA from the coding sequence ATGCTGGAAAAGCTGTTTAAACTCAGTGAGAACAAAACCGATGTTCGGACTGAAGTTATCGCAGGTGTGACAACCTTTTTAACCATGGCTTACATCATTTTTGTAAACCCTGCGATTCTGTCTGAAACCGGAATGGATCGCGGAGCTGTTTTTGTTGCTACCTGCCTTGCTGCTGCTATTGGTTGCTTCATTATGGGGATTGTTGCTAACTATCCAATTGCTCAGGCTCCAGGTATGGGTCTAAATGCATTCTTTACCTATTCGGTTGTTTTTGGAATGGGTTACACATGGCAAGTTGCACTTGCGGCTGTGTTTGTTTCAGGTCTGTTGTTCATCTTATTAAGTATCTTTAAGATTCGTGAGTGGATAATTAATTCTATCCCAATGTCTTTGAGAACCGGGATCTCTGCTGGTATCGGTCTATTTCTCGCATTTATTGCCTTGCAAGGATCCGGTATTGTTGGCGATAACCCAGCAACATTAGTTTCTATCGGTTCAGTGACGTCTCTACAAGCCATCTTAGCGGCAATAGGCTTTTTCATCACTATCGCCTTGGTACACAGAGGTTTTAAAGCGGCAGTAATGATTGCCATTCTTATTGTAACGGTACTGGGTATTATTTTCGGTGATGTGCAATATCACGGTGTTTTCTCTATGCCACCGAGTATCGCACCTACGTTTATGCAGCTTGATTTTAGCTCTATATTTGAAGTGGGTATGATCTCAGTAGTGTTTGCCTTCTTATTTGTTGACCTGTTTGATACTGCGGGCACTTTAGTTGGTGTAGCGACAAAAGCTGACCTTATTAAGGAAGATGGTAAAATACCTCGTCTAAACCGTGCTCTACTTGCTGACTCTACAGCAACATCGGTGGGTGCGTTATTGGGAACCTCTAACACAACCTCTTATATTGAAAGTGTTTCTGGTGTTGCAGCCGGTGGTCGTACAGGATTAACTGCAGTTGTCGTTGGCATTTTATTCCTACTTGCATTATTCTTCTCGCCATTAGCAGGTATGATCCCAGCATATGCGACATCAGGCGCTCTATTTTATGTGGCAATTTTGATGATGTCTGGATTGGTATCTATCGATTGGCGTGATCTAACAGAAGCGGCCCCTGTGGTGGTTGTCTGTTTGCTTATGCCGCTTACTTACTCTATTGCAGATGGCATTGCGCTTGGCTTTATTTCTTATGCAGCTATCAAAGGTTTGAGTGGTAAAGGTCGGGAAGTTCCATTGAGTGTTTGGGTTCTTGCTGTCGTTTTTGTATTAAAATTTGCTTTCGCTTAA
- the tadA gene encoding tRNA adenosine(34) deaminase TadA produces the protein MRQAISLAHEAELAGEVPVGAVLVKDGEIIARGFNRSICDHDATAHAEIQVLRQAGQILENYRLVDTTLYVTLEPCPMCAGALLHSRVKRVVYGAPDRKSGAAGSVLNLFDTQAAYHYADVEAGLLEDECRIQLQSFFKRRRKEKKELKTNQTV, from the coding sequence ATGCGCCAAGCTATATCGCTTGCTCATGAAGCCGAATTGGCAGGAGAAGTACCCGTAGGTGCTGTTTTAGTAAAGGATGGGGAGATTATTGCTCGAGGTTTTAATCGTTCTATCTGTGATCACGATGCTACCGCTCACGCTGAAATACAGGTGTTAAGACAGGCTGGACAGATACTCGAAAACTACCGTTTAGTCGATACCACTCTATATGTCACTTTGGAACCATGCCCTATGTGCGCAGGTGCGTTGTTGCATAGTCGAGTAAAGCGCGTTGTTTATGGCGCACCGGATCGAAAGTCTGGGGCTGCCGGAAGCGTGCTAAATCTGTTTGATACCCAAGCGGCTTATCATTATGCCGATGTGGAGGCAGGATTACTGGAAGATGAGTGCAGAATTCAGCTGCAATCTTTCTTTAAACGAAGACGCAAAGAGAAGAAAGAGTTAAAAACAAATCAAACCGTCTGA